The segment CACCCCTGGCACGTGCCCCATCCATATCGGTCAGATCGACCTGCACCGGCGAATTGGCGCGAATCTGCTCGTTGACCAGTCGTTCGACCGCACGCAACTGCTCGCGCGTCAGCGCCTCGAAATGCGCGAAATCGAAACGCAGCCGCTGCGAGTCGACCAGCGAGCCCTTCTGCATCACGTGCGTCCCGAGCACCTGGCGCAGTGCTGCGTGCAGCAGGTGGGTAGCCGAATGGTTGCGCGCGGTGGCAGCGCGCACTGCGGGTTCGACGCGTGCCTCGACCGTGCTTCCCGTGCGCAGCGACCCCTGTACCACCACGCCGTGATGCAGCCACAATGCACCGGACTTTGTGGTATCGCGCACGTCGAAACGCACACCGGGCGCTTCGAGTACGCCGGCATCACCGACCTGCCCGCCCGACTCGGCATAGAACGGAGTCGTGTCGAGCACGACCACGCCTTCGCAACCTTCGTCGAGGCACTCGACGCGCTGGCCGCTGCCCAGCAGCGACAGCACTTGCGCGGATCCGGCGAGTGCCGAGTAGCCGGTGAACAGCGTCGGATCGTCGACGCCCGCATCACCGAGATACCCGACGCCGAACTGGCTCGCACCGCGGGCACGTTCGCGCTGCGCCTGCATCGCGCGCTCGAACCCTGCCTCGTCGACGCACAGACCACGCTCACGTGCGATATCGGCGGTAAGGTCGAGCGGAAAACCGTAGGTGTCGTAGAGCTTGAACACCGTCTCGCCATCGAGCGTATCGCCGGCGAGTGCGGCGATGTCCTGCTCGAGAATGCGCATGCCGGTATCCAGCGTGCGCGCGAACTGTTCTTCCTCCAGCAGCAGCACCCGTTCGATCCGCTCCCTCTTTTCATGCAGCTCCGGGTACGCAGCGCCCATCACGTCGGCCAGCGGCGCGACCAGCCGATGGAAGAACGCCTCGCGCGCACCCAGCTTGTGGCCGTGGCGGCACGCCCGGCGCAGGATGCGACGCAGCACATAACCGCGACCCTCGTTCGACGGCAGCACGCCGTCGGCGACCAGGAACGCACACGAGCGGATGTGGTCGGCGATCACGCGCAGTGACGGGCTGGCGGCGTCGCTCGTGCCGGTGACGCGCTCTGCGGCGTCGAGCAGGTGGCGGAACAGGTCGATGTCGTAGTTCGAATGCACGTGCTGCATCACCGCAGCGATGCGCTCGAGTCCCATGCCGGTATCCACCGACGGTTTCGGCAGCGGCGTCAGTCGCCCGTCGGGCGCGCGCTCGAACTGCATGAACACCAGGTTCCAGATCTCGATGTAGCGGTCGCCGTCCTCATCGGGACTGCCGGGCGGCCCGCCGGCCACATCGGAGCCGTGGTCGTAGAAGATCTCGCTGCACGGTCCGCACGGCCCGGTGTCGCCCATGGCCCAGAAGTTCGAGTTTTCCCCGAGACGCACGCAACGCCCGGCCGGCACGCCGATCTCCTCGAGCCAGATCCTCTCGGCCTCCAGGTCGTCGTGGAACACCGTGACCCACAGCCGCTCGGCTGGCAGCCCCAGCACCGTGGTCAGGAACTCCCATGCATAGCGGATCGCATCGTGCTTGAAGTAGTCGCCGAAGCTGAAATTGCCCAGCATCTCGAAGAAGGTGTGGTGGCGTGCCGTGTAGCCGACGTTTTCCAGGTCGTTGTGCTTGCCGCCGGCACGTACGCAGCGCTGCGAGCTGGCCGCGCGCACGTAGGGCCGTTGCTCGCGCCCGAGGAAGCAGTCCTTGAACTGCACCATGCCGGCGTTCGTGAACAACAGCGTGGGATCATCGGCCGGCACCAGCGAGCTGCTGGGAACACGCGTATGGCCCCTGCTTTCGAAATAAGCCAGGAAGGCTTCCCTGATCTCGGCACCTTTCATCGACCTGTTCCCGTTCGAGACGAAACGTCGCGACCGGGACGGCCACGAACGCTGCAAGCGCGGGATTATACGGAGGCGGCCGGCACGCGTCGCGCGTGAAGATTTCCGCGGCGCACGCGACTCAGCCGCGCTCGCGCTCCTCGAGCGTGAGCTGGCGCGCCTCGCTCTCCAGCATCACCGGGATGCCGTCGCGCACCGGATAGGCAAGGCCGCTGGCGCGACACACCAGTTCCTGTCTCTCGCGATCGTACTCGAGCGGCGCCTTGCTCACCGGGCAGACGAGGATCTCCAGCAGCTTCGGATCGAGCATCAGTTCATGTCTCCTTGGGCTTTGGGTGCAGGCGTTGCAGCGGGCATCGCTCCGGCCAGCAGTTGCGGGTCGACCTTCGCGTCGCGCCAGTTCATGCGCCAGTCCAGATGCGGTCCGTTCGCACGGCCACTGGAGCCTACGCGTGCGACCACATCACCTGGCTCGACCCGCTGGCCGACCTTGACCAGCACGGCCGAGAGGTGCAGGAAGCTCGACGACAGCCGCAGACCGTGATCGATGATCACGGTGCCGCCCGAAAAGAACAGGTCCGGTTCGGCCAGAGTCACCACCCCGGGCGCCGGAGCGCGCACCAGTGCGCCGGTCGGCGCAGCGATGTCGACGCCGTAGTGCGGGCGCGACGGCTCGCCGTTGTAGACGCGCTGGCTGCCATAGACGCCGCTGATGCGTCCGGTGATCGGCCACACGAAACCCTTCGCGAAGTCGGTGCGGTCGTCGTCGAGTGCACGTGCCGCGTTCACCAGCGCCTGTTCGCGACGAATGCGTTCGAGCTCTGCTGCGGACGGGCTCATGATGTTCTGTGCAATCCCGTTGACGCGCTGGATCTGGTATTCGCGCCGGGCGATCGTCAGCTCGTGCTGCTCATCGCCCACCTGCAGGCGTTGCGTGGCCGGCGCATCGCGATCGAAGCCAATCACGAAGGTGCCGTCGGCGGCCACGCGCACCCGGCGTTCGTCCAGCCTGACGGTTGTCCCCGGTGGCACGTGCCCGATCACCACCCCGCCCTGTATCAGCGGGCCTTCGAGCTCCAGCGCAGCCGCAGGCAGGGCGAGCGCGGACAGCAACAGGGGCAACAGCAAGGCGAGCAAGGGGATGCGCATCGGGAGCGGTGTTCTGGCCATTGCCATGCAAAACAAGATAATGCGCAGTCTACCAGATGGCGCCGCGCTGGCGGCGCGCGAACCGGAGGCACGTCCGCATGAACCCTGCCCGCACCGCCGGCTCCGCCCGGCCGCGCTACATCACCCCGGAGGGCGAGCAGCGCCTGCGCGAGGAAATCACGCATCTCTGGAAGGTCGAGCGTCCGCAGGTGACGGCCGTCGTCCAGGAAGCCGCCAAGAACGGCGACCGCTCCGAAAACGGCGACTACATCTACGGCAAGCGGCGTTTGCGCGAGATCGACCGCCGCGTGCGCTACCTGAGCAAGCGACTCGAGCGGGTACGCGTGGTGCGCGAGGCGCCAGCGGAGCGCGGACGCGTCTACTTCGGCGCTTGGGTCACCATCGAGGACGAGGACGGTGTCGCGAGCCGCTACCGGATCGTCGGCCCGGACGAGTTCGATGTGGCCAACGGACTGATCAGCATGGATTCACCGCTGGCACGGGCGCTGCTCGGCAAGCAGCTCGACGACGAGGTCCGCGTACACACTCCGGGCGGCGAACGCGAGTACGTCGTGGTCGCGATCGACTACGCCGACCCACAGCGGCGCTGAACACGCGGCCCGGCCTTTGCACCCGTTCGGCTGTACCCGGACGCTGTGGTTAAATAGCGCGCTTTGCACGCACCCCACCATCGCCAGCCCGCGAGTGACGCCATGACCGATTCCACGCTGCTGCCTCCGCTTCAGGATCTGGAAGACCACGCCGAATTCGTGCACCGGCATATCGGCCCCTCGGAACAGGACATCGCGCACATGCTGGCCGCGGTGGGAGCAGATTCGCTGGACGAGCTGACCCGGCAGACCGTGCCGGCAGCGATTCTCAGCCGCGAGGCACTGGCGCTGCCCGGACCGCAGCCGGAACACATGGCGCTGCAACGACTGGCCGCAATGGCAGCGAAGAACCGCGTGCTGCGCTCCCTGATCGGTTGCGGCTACCACGACACGATCACCCCGCCGGTGATCCTGCGCAACGTGCTCGAGAACCCGGGCTGGTACACCGCCTACACACCTTACCAGCCAGAGATTTCGCAGGGGCGCCTCGAGGCGCTGCTCTGCTTCCAGCAGATGATCATCGACCTCAGCGGGCTCGAACTCGCCAACGCCTCGCTGCTCGACGAAGCAACCGCCGCCGCCGAGGCGATGACGCTGTGCAAGCGCGTGGTACGCAAGAATCGCTCCAACACCTTTTTCGTCGCACACGACTGCCATCCGCAGACGATCGCCGTGGTGCGCACCCGCGCCGAACCGCTCGATATCGAGGTGGTGGTCGGTGACCCCGAGCGCGATCTGGCCGGGCTCGAGATCTTCGGCGTGCTGCTGCAGTACCCGGGCACCGACGGCCGGGTGCGTGATCCCGGCGAGCTGATCGCACGGGTGCACGAGAAGAACGCGCTGGTCGTGGTCGCGGCCGACCTGATGAGCCTGCTGGTCCTGAAGAGCCCGGGGGCGCTGGGTGCGGATGTCGCGATCGGCAACACGCAGCGCTTCGGCGTGCCGATGGGTTTCGGCGGCCCGCACGCAGCGTATTTCGCCACTCGCGACGAATACAAGCGCTCGATACCGGGGCGCATCATCGGCGTGTCGGTCGACGCGCATGGCAACCGCGCGCTGCGCATGGCGATGCAGACGCGCGAGCAACATATCCGGCGCGAGAAGGCGACCAGCAACATCTGCACCTCGCAGGCGCTGCTCGCGTTGATGGCAGCCTTCTACGCGATCTACCACGGCCCGGAGCGGCTGCGCCGCATCGCGATGCGCATCCACCGGCTCACCGCGATCCTCGCACGCGGCCTCGAGACCGGGGGCCTTGCGCCGGTACACGCGCATTTCTTCGATACGCTGTTGCTCGCCTGTGGTGCGCGCCGCGACGAATTCATGCAGCGTGCCGTGCAACAGGGAATCAACCTGCGCGCGCTCGAATCCGACCGGATCGGCATCAGCCTGGATGAACGCAGCACCCGCGAGGAAGTCTGCCTGCTGTGGCGCGTGTTCCTCGGCGACGCGGCGCCCGCGTTCGACGCCATCGAGCAGCAGTGTGCTGCGCTCGCCATTCCCGCCGGCGTGCAGCGTGAGGTCGACTATCTCGCGCATCCGGTGTTCAACAGCCACCACAGCGAGACCGAGATGCTGCGCTATCTGCGCCGCCTCGAGGAGCGCGACATCGCGCTGAACCGGGCGATGATCCCGCTCGGTTCCTGCACCATGAAGCTGAACGCGACCACCGAGATGATCCCGATCACGTGGCCGGCGTTCGCGAACCTGCACCCCTTCGTGCCGGCCGACCAGGCCACGGGCTATGCGCAGATGCTGCAGGAGCTCGGCGATGCGCTGCTCGCGTGCACCGGCTACGACGCGTATTCGTTCCAGCCGAACTCCGGCGCCCAGGGCGAGTACGCCGGCCTGCTCGCGATCCGCCACTACCATCGCAGCCGCGGCCAGGCCGAACGCGACGTCTGCCTGATCCCGAGTTCGGCGCACGGCACCAATCCCGCCAGCGCCGCACTGGCCGGCATGCGCGTGGTGATCGTCGACTGCGACGAATACGGCAACGTCGATCTGGCCGACCTGGGCCTGAAGGCCGAGCGCCACCGCGACGAACTCGCGGCGCTGATGGTCACCTACCCTTCGACCCACGGAGTATTCGAGCAGGGCATCGTCGAGATCTGCCGGCTGGTGCACGACAACGGCGGGCAGGTCTACCTCGACGGCGCGAACATGAACGCGCTGGTCGGCATCGCACAGCCGGGGCGTTTTGGCGCCGACGTCTCGCACCTGAACCTGCACAAGACGTTCTGCATCCCGCACGGTGGCGGAGGTCCTGGCGTCG is part of the Pseudomonadales bacterium genome and harbors:
- the alaS gene encoding alanine--tRNA ligase, producing the protein MKGAEIREAFLAYFESRGHTRVPSSSLVPADDPTLLFTNAGMVQFKDCFLGREQRPYVRAASSQRCVRAGGKHNDLENVGYTARHHTFFEMLGNFSFGDYFKHDAIRYAWEFLTTVLGLPAERLWVTVFHDDLEAERIWLEEIGVPAGRCVRLGENSNFWAMGDTGPCGPCSEIFYDHGSDVAGGPPGSPDEDGDRYIEIWNLVFMQFERAPDGRLTPLPKPSVDTGMGLERIAAVMQHVHSNYDIDLFRHLLDAAERVTGTSDAASPSLRVIADHIRSCAFLVADGVLPSNEGRGYVLRRILRRACRHGHKLGAREAFFHRLVAPLADVMGAAYPELHEKRERIERVLLLEEEQFARTLDTGMRILEQDIAALAGDTLDGETVFKLYDTYGFPLDLTADIARERGLCVDEAGFERAMQAQRERARGASQFGVGYLGDAGVDDPTLFTGYSALAGSAQVLSLLGSGQRVECLDEGCEGVVVLDTTPFYAESGGQVGDAGVLEAPGVRFDVRDTTKSGALWLHHGVVVQGSLRTGSTVEARVEPAVRAATARNHSATHLLHAALRQVLGTHVMQKGSLVDSQRLRFDFAHFEALTREQLRAVERLVNEQIRANSPVQVDLTDMDGARARGAMALFGEKYGAEVRVLTMGEGFSVELCGGTHVRRTGDIGLMRITAETGIAAGVRRVEAVTGAGALELFDRLEEREERIAQLVKAGSDNVVEKVEQLVATNRQFEKDIAKLRVQLASGSGKDLAASAIDVAGVKVLATRLEGADAKSLRTTLDQLKDRLGRAVVVLAAVDGDRVSLVAGIGGGLEERLRAGELMAAIAPLVGGKGGGRADMAQGGGTDAAALPAALEHVAGWVRDALADVV
- a CDS encoding Trm112 family protein — protein: MLDPKLLEILVCPVSKAPLEYDRERQELVCRASGLAYPVRDGIPVMLESEARQLTLEERERG
- a CDS encoding M23 family metallopeptidase; the protein is MRIPLLALLLPLLLSALALPAAALELEGPLIQGGVVIGHVPPGTTVRLDERRVRVAADGTFVIGFDRDAPATQRLQVGDEQHELTIARREYQIQRVNGIAQNIMSPSAAELERIRREQALVNAARALDDDRTDFAKGFVWPITGRISGVYGSQRVYNGEPSRPHYGVDIAAPTGALVRAPAPGVVTLAEPDLFFSGGTVIIDHGLRLSSSFLHLSAVLVKVGQRVEPGDVVARVGSSGRANGPHLDWRMNWRDAKVDPQLLAGAMPAATPAPKAQGDMN
- the greB gene encoding transcription elongation factor GreB — protein: MNPARTAGSARPRYITPEGEQRLREEITHLWKVERPQVTAVVQEAAKNGDRSENGDYIYGKRRLREIDRRVRYLSKRLERVRVVREAPAERGRVYFGAWVTIEDEDGVASRYRIVGPDEFDVANGLISMDSPLARALLGKQLDDEVRVHTPGGEREYVVVAIDYADPQRR
- the gcvP gene encoding aminomethyl-transferring glycine dehydrogenase, which codes for MHAPHHRQPASDAMTDSTLLPPLQDLEDHAEFVHRHIGPSEQDIAHMLAAVGADSLDELTRQTVPAAILSREALALPGPQPEHMALQRLAAMAAKNRVLRSLIGCGYHDTITPPVILRNVLENPGWYTAYTPYQPEISQGRLEALLCFQQMIIDLSGLELANASLLDEATAAAEAMTLCKRVVRKNRSNTFFVAHDCHPQTIAVVRTRAEPLDIEVVVGDPERDLAGLEIFGVLLQYPGTDGRVRDPGELIARVHEKNALVVVAADLMSLLVLKSPGALGADVAIGNTQRFGVPMGFGGPHAAYFATRDEYKRSIPGRIIGVSVDAHGNRALRMAMQTREQHIRREKATSNICTSQALLALMAAFYAIYHGPERLRRIAMRIHRLTAILARGLETGGLAPVHAHFFDTLLLACGARRDEFMQRAVQQGINLRALESDRIGISLDERSTREEVCLLWRVFLGDAAPAFDAIEQQCAALAIPAGVQREVDYLAHPVFNSHHSETEMLRYLRRLEERDIALNRAMIPLGSCTMKLNATTEMIPITWPAFANLHPFVPADQATGYAQMLQELGDALLACTGYDAYSFQPNSGAQGEYAGLLAIRHYHRSRGQAERDVCLIPSSAHGTNPASAALAGMRVVIVDCDEYGNVDLADLGLKAERHRDELAALMVTYPSTHGVFEQGIVEICRLVHDNGGQVYLDGANMNALVGIAQPGRFGADVSHLNLHKTFCIPHGGGGPGVGPIAVRAHLAPFLPGHVCTRIEGVHNDSMSVSAAAFGSASILPIAWTYIALMGASGLHKATQVAILSANYVATRLAPYYAVLYTGANNRVGHECIIDIRPLKERSGISEEDVAKRLVDYGFHAPTMSFPVPGTLMIEPTESEPLCELERFCTAMIGIHGEVEAVAQGRSDPLDNVLKNAPHTLRDVCEGTWQHAYSRAEAAFPVPGLYEQKYWAPVNRVDNVYGDRHLFCACPLPEEYAS